Within the Anaerolineales bacterium genome, the region ACGCGCAGCGGTTCACGAATTTCGATCTATCAACGGGGTAGAGGACGGCGGCGGTCATGGATGAATCCGACGCCAGTTCACATACCCCCGTACTTTACCAGGAAGTGCTCGCTGCCCTCGAACCGCGAGCGGGAGCACGCTATATCGATGGGACGGTCGGCGCCGGTGGGCACGCCCAGGGCGTGTTGGAAGCATCGCATCCGGATGGGGAGCTCTTGGGCCTGGATCGCGATCCCGCCGCCATTGCGCTGGCGCGTCGACGCCTCAAACCCTTTGGTAAACGGGCGATCCTGCGGCAGAGCTCTTTCGCCGAGATGGTCGACCGTACGGCCGCTGTACGCTGGAAGCGCGTGCAGGGCGTCCTGTTGGATTTGGGTTTGTCGTCGATGCAGCTTGACGATGCCCGGCGCGGCTTCTCCTTTCAAAAGGAAGGTCCACTGGACATGCGCTTCGATCCGTCCCAACCCGTGACCGCGGCAGATCTGGTCAACGGTCTGCCGGAGCGCGACCTGGCGGATCTGCTCGCCCGCTACGGAGAGGAGCGGCAGGCGCGCAAGATCGCCGCAGCGATCATCGCCGCCCGGCCGCTGACGACGACCACAGAACTGGCCGACGTCGCCGCTTCGGTGGTGAAACGTACCCGCAGCGGCATCCATCCGGCGACCCTGACCTTTCAAGCGCTGCGCATCGCCGTGAACGACGAGCTGCGCACACTGGAGATCGGGCTGGAACAGGCGGTTTCGCTGCTGGCGGGCGGCGGCAGATTGGCCGTGATTTCGTTCCATTCGTTGGAGGATCGAGTGGTCAAGCATTTCTTGCGTCAGGAAAGCAAGGACTGCATCTGTCCGCCCGAGCGGCCGATGTGCACCTGTGGGCACAAAGCGCAGCTGCGTCTGCTTACGCAGCGGCCGATCCAGGCGCAGGAAGCGGAAGTTCAAGCCAATCCGCGCGCTCGCAGCGCCCGTTTGCGTGTAGCCGAGCGGCTCGATGTGGCATGAAATATGCAGATTAAAAGGAAGACCGGTGTCAGAGGGATGAGTTGTGAAACGCAGAACGATTCAAGCCTACAAACAAGCGCCGTGGCGGCTGCAGTTGCGCTTCACGGGCGGTTCCCTGCTTCCTTTAATCGGCCTGTTGATCGTGGGCGGGATGTATCTGGCCATCAGCGCACGACTGACGAAAGCCGGACGCGAGGTTCTTGATTTGGAGGAAGAACGCAGCAATTTAGCCCGGCAGCAGGCGGAACTCACCGCGACCCTGGCGGAGTTGAACTCCCCGGAGCGCATGGTCGAACGCGCCCTGGCGCTGGGATTCAAGCCGGTGGGCCCGGATCAGGTGCAATACATCATCGTGGAAGGCTATGAGGAGCCCGAGCCGTTCGTCGCGCCGCAGCCCTCGAGTCCCTCCGGCGTGGGCGAGGGATCTCTCTCCCCGGCATACACCGAAACCCTCGGGGCCTGGCTGTATCGGCGCCTCGGTTTGGGCAGCGGAGCAGAACCATGACGGCCTATGCCTCCTCCAAACGCCGCATCCGCATGATTCTCATCGTCATGGCCGTCCTCGGCGTCGCCATGTTCGTTCAGTTAATCCGCGTGCAGTTCGGCCCTTACGCGCCTGCTTTCGCCGCGCGAGAGTCGTTCGCCCTGGAACGTAAAGACGAACTCGACCCCTCCCGCGGCGTGATCTACGATCGCGATGGACGCATCCTGGCTTCGAACGTGCCGATGTACTACCTGGAAGTGGAGGTGCGTCAGCTCACGCCGGAGAGCAAGAAGCAGATCGCGGCGGTGCTCTCGCGTTCGTTGGTGCTGCCTTATGAAGACATCTTTCAGCAGTTGGTCCGGGATTGGCTCACCGAAGGCCAGGTCCGCATTCGGCTCACGCGCGAGATTCAGGGCGGACAGCCCTGGCCGATCACGATCGATCAACCTGTGGCCGACATGCTGAACGGATTCCTCGGCGACCCGGAGGCGCCCGATCTCAGCGGGCTCGCCCTGGTGCCGGCGCCGAGCCGCACCTATCCTTCCGGAAAACTCGCCGGCCACGTGGTCGGGTTCGTCAACCAGAAGGGCAAGGGTTATTTCGGCGTCGAGGGATTCTACGACGATTGGCTCGTGGGTGACCCCGTCGTCGTGGAGCATGGATCGATTCCCCTGGATGCCCGCCCGCAGCCGGATGCTCCCACCGGCGTAAACCTGGTGCTCACCATCGATTTGGACATTCAGCAGATGGTCGACGCCATTATGCGGGAAGCGATGGAGAGCAGCGGCGCGGAGAGCGCCTACGCCATCGTGATGGACCCGCGCAACGGCGAGCTGCTGGCGATGGTCATCCAGCCGGCGCTGGACCCGGCCAATTACGAAGAATGGCTGCCGGACGAGGAGAAAGCCGGTTGGGAATGGGTGCTGGCGGAACCGCAGGCGGAAGCGGAAGCCGCCTCCGAATCCGACGCGGAAGCGAATGTAAACCCGGATCCGGACGCCGAAAAGGCAGAAGCGCAAGAAGAGCCGGTGATCGACCCGCTCGT harbors:
- the rsmH gene encoding 16S rRNA (cytosine(1402)-N(4))-methyltransferase RsmH, whose amino-acid sequence is MDESDASSHTPVLYQEVLAALEPRAGARYIDGTVGAGGHAQGVLEASHPDGELLGLDRDPAAIALARRRLKPFGKRAILRQSSFAEMVDRTAAVRWKRVQGVLLDLGLSSMQLDDARRGFSFQKEGPLDMRFDPSQPVTAADLVNGLPERDLADLLARYGEERQARKIAAAIIAARPLTTTTELADVAASVVKRTRSGIHPATLTFQALRIAVNDELRTLEIGLEQAVSLLAGGGRLAVISFHSLEDRVVKHFLRQESKDCICPPERPMCTCGHKAQLRLLTQRPIQAQEAEVQANPRARSARLRVAERLDVA
- a CDS encoding penicillin-binding protein 2 — its product is MTAYASSKRRIRMILIVMAVLGVAMFVQLIRVQFGPYAPAFAARESFALERKDELDPSRGVIYDRDGRILASNVPMYYLEVEVRQLTPESKKQIAAVLSRSLVLPYEDIFQQLVRDWLTEGQVRIRLTREIQGGQPWPITIDQPVADMLNGFLGDPEAPDLSGLALVPAPSRTYPSGKLAGHVVGFVNQKGKGYFGVEGFYDDWLVGDPVVVEHGSIPLDARPQPDAPTGVNLVLTIDLDIQQMVDAIMREAMESSGAESAYAIVMDPRNGELLAMVIQPALDPANYEEWLPDEEKAGWEWVLAEPQAEAEAASESDAEANVNPDPDAEKAEAQEEPVIDPLVAGVYEPGSTFKVLTMSAALDAGLVTPDDIFVDTGVIEVGGHPIKNWDGTAWGPRTMTECMQHSLNVCLAYVASEKLEAPLFYQYLKDFGIGQLTGVDLEGEVAGSLRTPRHPDWTESDLGTNAFGQGVSVTPLQLITAIAAVPNRGVMMQPHIVRAVAGPENVYWPQPTVLGSPISAETAETITTMLLVSSEGEGRRAAVSGYTLAGKTGTAQIPGDQGYDPDLTIASYIGWGPVEAPRFIVLIRFDKPKSSPWGSVVAAPVFRQIVERLVVMMGIPPGSVYQESG